A stretch of Blautia liquoris DNA encodes these proteins:
- a CDS encoding methylglyoxal synthase, giving the protein MNIGIIAHNSKKTLIEDFCIAYKGILMKHEIYATGTTGRRIEEVTNLHVHKFLAGSIGGDKQFMDMIERGDMDMVIFFYNPTMINPKEPDVQSIIRCCDQYTIPIATNIATAESLILGLSRGDLDWREQLHKN; this is encoded by the coding sequence ATGAATATAGGAATTATTGCACACAATAGTAAAAAAACATTAATAGAGGATTTTTGTATTGCTTACAAGGGAATCCTTATGAAACATGAAATTTATGCGACCGGAACAACCGGACGCAGAATTGAAGAAGTTACAAACCTTCATGTTCATAAATTTCTTGCCGGAAGTATTGGCGGAGACAAACAATTTATGGATATGATTGAACGCGGAGATATGGATATGGTAATCTTCTTTTATAATCCGACTATGATCAATCCAAAGGAGCCGGATGTACAGTCGATTATCAGATGCTGTGATCAATATACGATCCCGATTGCTACAAACATCGCGACAGCGGAATCGCTGATACTTGGACTTTCCAGAGGTGATCTGGACTGGAGAGAGCAGCTTCACAAAAATTAA
- a CDS encoding alpha/beta-type small acid-soluble spore protein: MARRSSNTTAVPEAMAALDRFKYEVANEIGVPLSEGYNGNLTSKQNGSVGGYMVKKMIEQQERQMSGGSNQGQF, encoded by the coding sequence ATGGCTAGACGTTCATCTAATACGACTGCAGTACCAGAAGCTATGGCAGCTTTAGACCGATTCAAATATGAGGTGGCAAATGAAATTGGTGTGCCGCTTTCTGAAGGCTATAATGGCAATCTGACATCCAAACAGAATGGTTCTGTTGGTGGATATATGGTTAAAAAAATGATTGAGCAGCAGGAACGCCAGATGAGTGGCGGATCTAATCAGGGTCAGTTCTAA
- the recG gene encoding ATP-dependent DNA helicase RecG, producing the protein MKTEDSIRSLKGIGEKTEKLFNKLGVSTLGQLLHYYPRDYDSYGEPVLIRNMKINQKQSISAVLTKNPESKRLQAKTITTVILTDGGNRLALTWFNMPFLRNTLKKGGRYIFRGTIREKRGVIQMDQPEIFTDSVYEDVRGRLMPIYARTGGLSNKTISKTVRALLDEKLLETEYLPEDIRIRFQLSEINYSIEQIHFPDSLKSMEAARRRLVFDEFFFFLMMIARMKESKDSRKSNWKLNEVWTTEKVIENLPYQLTNAQLRVWNEIECDLKGHVRMSRLIQGDVGSGKTILAFLAMIMAASNGFQSALMVPTEVLARQHYESLVSLLESNGLSEYSPVLLTGSNTAKEKRRIYAQIAADETKMIIGTHALIQEKAEYPNLALVITDEQHRFGVSQREALSVKGELPHVMVMSATPIPRTLAIMLYGDLDISVLDELPAKRLPVKNCVVDTGYRRAAYQLMRQEVSRGHQVYIICPMVEESEGLDAANVTDYTKQMQQEFGADIVVEMLHGQMKPKIKDAIMQRFASGEIQILVSTTVVEVGVNVPNATVMLVENSERFGLAGLHQLRGRVGRGRYQSFCIFMHGDTNPETARRLEILNKSNDGFYIAEEDLKLRGPGDLFGIRQSGLMDFKLADIFQDASVLKEANQAVIDILAADEDLSLPEHRELITAIDRYSDRKLKEITI; encoded by the coding sequence ATGAAGACAGAAGACTCAATACGCAGTTTAAAAGGAATCGGAGAGAAAACCGAGAAATTATTCAACAAACTAGGTGTTTCGACACTTGGACAGCTTTTACACTATTATCCACGTGATTACGATTCATATGGCGAACCTGTTCTTATCAGGAATATGAAGATAAATCAAAAGCAATCCATCTCGGCCGTTTTGACAAAGAATCCTGAGAGCAAAAGGCTTCAAGCCAAAACCATTACCACAGTTATTCTGACGGATGGCGGCAACCGGCTTGCACTTACATGGTTTAACATGCCTTTTTTAAGGAATACTTTAAAAAAGGGTGGTCGATATATATTTCGAGGAACAATTCGGGAAAAAAGGGGCGTGATCCAGATGGATCAGCCGGAGATTTTCACAGATTCTGTGTATGAAGATGTGAGAGGTCGTCTGATGCCGATTTATGCACGGACCGGAGGACTTTCAAACAAGACGATATCAAAAACTGTACGTGCATTGCTCGATGAAAAGCTTCTGGAAACAGAATATCTTCCGGAAGATATCAGGATTCGTTTTCAGCTTTCAGAGATTAATTATTCAATTGAACAGATTCATTTTCCGGATAGCCTAAAAAGTATGGAAGCCGCGAGAAGAAGACTGGTATTTGATGAATTTTTCTTTTTCCTCATGATGATTGCAAGGATGAAAGAGTCAAAGGATAGCCGCAAAAGCAACTGGAAACTAAACGAGGTCTGGACGACGGAAAAAGTAATTGAAAATCTGCCTTACCAACTGACGAATGCGCAGCTCCGTGTCTGGAATGAAATTGAATGTGATTTAAAAGGACATGTCAGGATGTCCCGCTTGATTCAAGGGGATGTCGGAAGCGGTAAGACGATTCTGGCTTTTCTTGCTATGATTATGGCTGCTTCCAACGGCTTCCAGAGTGCTCTTATGGTTCCGACAGAGGTTCTGGCCAGGCAGCATTATGAATCGTTAGTTTCACTACTTGAAAGTAATGGTTTATCGGAGTACTCTCCTGTTCTTTTAACAGGATCGAATACTGCAAAGGAAAAACGGCGGATCTATGCACAGATTGCAGCCGATGAGACGAAGATGATTATCGGAACACATGCGTTAATTCAGGAGAAAGCAGAATATCCAAATCTCGCATTAGTGATAACAGATGAACAGCACAGATTCGGTGTCAGTCAAAGAGAAGCTCTATCTGTAAAGGGTGAACTGCCCCATGTTATGGTTATGAGTGCAACTCCAATTCCCAGAACTCTTGCTATTATGCTGTATGGGGATCTTGATATTTCTGTATTGGACGAGCTTCCGGCAAAACGCCTGCCTGTAAAAAACTGTGTCGTGGATACTGGATATCGAAGGGCCGCCTATCAGCTTATGAGACAGGAAGTTTCGAGAGGTCACCAGGTTTACATTATCTGTCCGATGGTAGAAGAGAGCGAAGGCCTCGATGCAGCAAACGTCACGGACTATACAAAACAGATGCAGCAGGAGTTTGGAGCCGACATCGTTGTAGAAATGCTCCATGGGCAGATGAAACCTAAGATAAAAGATGCGATTATGCAGCGATTCGCCTCAGGGGAGATACAGATTCTGGTTTCCACTACAGTCGTGGAGGTCGGAGTCAATGTGCCGAATGCTACTGTAATGCTTGTAGAAAATTCAGAACGGTTTGGTCTTGCAGGTCTCCATCAGCTTAGAGGACGTGTTGGAAGAGGAAGGTATCAGTCTTTTTGTATTTTTATGCATGGTGACACGAATCCTGAAACAGCGAGGCGTCTTGAAATTCTGAATAAATCAAATGACGGGTTTTATATCGCTGAAGAAGACTTAAAGCTTCGAGGACCCGGTGATTTGTTCGGCATTCGTCAAAGCGGACTGATGGATTTTAAATTAGCTGATATTTTCCAGGATGCTTCAGTCCTAAAAGAGGCAAATCAGGCAGTCATAGATATTCTGGCCGCGGATGAGGATTTATCTCTTCCGGAGCATAGAGAACTAATAACTGCAATCGACAGATATTCTGACAGAAAGTTGAAAGAGATCACTATCTGA
- a CDS encoding DAK2 domain-containing protein, protein MSTDKINAELFAKMFLAGAKNLEVKKEWINELNVFPVPDGDTGTNMTMTILSAVKEVTSLTDISMSALAKAISSGSLRGARGNSGVILSQLLRGLTRVIRDYDEIDVVTIASAMERAVDTAYKAVMKPKEGTILTVARDAAMKARALADESADTITLAEFLTEVVSCAQNTLERTPDMLPVLKEAGVVDSGGQGLVTILEGACDAFMGKEINLTFETPDKEKTSIKVTKKTEKEIKFGYCTEFIIILEHAASKEKLSALKEFLNAIGDSIVFVADDEMIKVHVHTNEPGRALTKALTFGSLSKIKIDNMREEHQEILFKNAEKLSSKQNNINNNPKKEVGFVAVSAGDGFADIFRGLGVDYLIEGGQTMNPSTEDVLDAVRQVPAKNIFIYPNNKNIILAANQASHLCNDKNLIVIPTTTIPQGITAIINYVVDKSVEENTKEMESVIHSVKTGQITFAVRDTNIDGREIHKGDIMGLSDKGILSVGSDISTVAKECIINMMEGDSELISIYYGKDFSKNKAEKIAAWAEKEYPDCDVEVNAGGQPVYYCILSVE, encoded by the coding sequence GTGTCTACAGATAAGATTAATGCCGAACTATTTGCAAAGATGTTTTTGGCAGGTGCAAAGAATCTTGAGGTGAAAAAAGAATGGATCAATGAATTGAATGTATTCCCCGTTCCGGACGGAGATACCGGTACGAACATGACCATGACGATCCTTTCTGCAGTAAAGGAGGTAACCAGTCTAACAGATATATCGATGAGTGCTCTTGCAAAGGCTATTTCATCCGGTTCTCTTCGAGGCGCCCGTGGAAATTCAGGTGTGATACTATCACAGCTTTTACGTGGCCTTACCAGGGTAATTCGCGATTATGATGAGATTGATGTTGTCACAATCGCCTCCGCTATGGAGCGAGCAGTGGATACCGCCTATAAAGCGGTCATGAAACCAAAGGAAGGCACAATTCTCACAGTTGCCCGTGATGCAGCCATGAAAGCCAGGGCTCTTGCTGATGAATCTGCTGATACTATCACTTTGGCAGAGTTTCTCACAGAAGTGGTATCATGTGCTCAGAATACACTTGAGCGAACCCCGGATATGCTGCCTGTGTTAAAAGAGGCTGGTGTGGTTGATTCCGGCGGTCAGGGACTTGTCACCATCTTAGAAGGTGCCTGCGATGCATTCATGGGAAAGGAAATCAATCTGACTTTTGAGACTCCTGATAAAGAAAAGACCAGTATAAAAGTCACAAAAAAGACAGAAAAAGAAATTAAATTCGGGTATTGCACGGAATTTATTATTATATTAGAGCATGCAGCATCAAAAGAAAAGCTTTCTGCATTGAAAGAATTCTTAAATGCCATCGGTGATTCCATTGTTTTCGTTGCTGACGATGAGATGATAAAGGTTCATGTACATACGAATGAACCTGGAAGAGCACTTACGAAGGCACTGACATTTGGATCATTGTCAAAAATCAAAATTGACAATATGAGAGAAGAGCATCAGGAGATTCTCTTCAAAAATGCTGAAAAGCTCTCGTCCAAACAAAATAATATCAATAACAATCCAAAAAAAGAAGTTGGCTTTGTTGCGGTTTCAGCGGGAGATGGTTTTGCAGATATTTTTCGTGGGTTAGGTGTTGATTATCTGATCGAGGGCGGTCAGACAATGAATCCAAGTACAGAAGATGTGTTGGATGCAGTCAGACAGGTTCCCGCAAAAAATATATTTATCTATCCAAATAATAAGAATATCATACTTGCGGCAAATCAGGCCAGCCACCTGTGTAACGATAAGAATCTTATCGTTATCCCGACGACGACGATTCCTCAGGGTATTACGGCTATTATCAACTATGTTGTGGATAAGAGCGTTGAAGAAAACACAAAAGAGATGGAGTCTGTTATCCATTCAGTCAAAACTGGGCAGATTACTTTTGCGGTCCGAGATACAAATATTGATGGCAGAGAGATTCACAAAGGAGATATCATGGGACTCTCTGACAAGGGTATTCTTTCTGTGGGAAGTGATATCTCAACTGTTGCAAAAGAATGCATTATAAATATGATGGAAGGCGACTCCGAACTGATCAGTATCTATTATGGAAAAGATTTTTCTAAGAATAAAGCTGAGAAAATTGCTGCCTGGGCCGAGAAGGAATATCCCGACTGTGATGTGGAAGTGAACGCCGGAGGGCAGCCAGTTTATTATTGTATTCTCTCTGTGGAATAA
- a CDS encoding Asp23/Gls24 family envelope stress response protein, with protein sequence MKGRMNTGLGEVVIDPDVIATYAGSVAVECFGIVGMAAVNMKDGLVKLLKKDNLKHGIDVTIEDNKISLEFHVIVAYGVSISAVTDNLISNVKYKVEEFTGMDIEKIRILVEGVRVID encoded by the coding sequence ATGAAAGGTCGTATGAATACAGGATTAGGTGAAGTTGTAATTGATCCGGATGTCATAGCAACCTATGCCGGAAGCGTGGCGGTTGAGTGTTTTGGTATTGTCGGTATGGCGGCCGTTAACATGAAAGATGGGTTGGTAAAACTCTTAAAAAAAGATAATTTAAAACACGGAATTGATGTTACCATAGAGGATAATAAAATATCTCTTGAATTCCACGTGATTGTCGCGTATGGAGTCAGCATATCGGCTGTAACAGATAATCTGATAAGTAATGTAAAATATAAAGTCGAAGAATTTACCGGTATGGATATAGAAAAGATCCGCATTTTGGTGGAAGGCGTACGCGTCATTGACTGA
- the rpmB gene encoding 50S ribosomal protein L28, with translation MAKCAVCGKGAHFGNNVSHSHRRSNKMWKSNVKSVKAKVNGVPQRMYVCTSCLKSGKVERA, from the coding sequence ATGGCTAAGTGTGCTGTTTGTGGTAAAGGTGCTCATTTCGGTAACAATGTAAGTCATTCACATAGAAGATCAAACAAAATGTGGAAATCTAACGTTAAATCTGTTAAGGCAAAGGTTAACGGTGTTCCTCAGAGGATGTATGTTTGTACTTCTTGTCTGAAATCCGGAAAAGTAGAACGAGCATAG
- a CDS encoding GerW family sporulation protein, which produces MAENNNKNSFQSTVEALFKGMDNFITTKTVVGDAIHIGDNIILPLVDVSFGVGAGAFSENAKNNGGGGLGGKISPSAILVINKNGTKLVNVKNQDAVTKILDMAPDIIDRFKNKDQEDTYTDEEVEHILKQGKKEQE; this is translated from the coding sequence ATGGCAGAAAATAATAACAAAAATAGTTTTCAGAGCACGGTAGAAGCCTTATTTAAAGGCATGGACAACTTTATCACCACGAAGACAGTCGTGGGGGATGCAATTCATATTGGCGATAATATTATCCTTCCGCTGGTAGATGTTTCATTTGGTGTGGGCGCCGGTGCTTTTTCTGAAAATGCAAAAAATAACGGAGGCGGCGGACTTGGTGGGAAAATCTCCCCCAGTGCTATATTAGTGATCAATAAAAACGGAACAAAACTGGTGAATGTTAAAAATCAGGATGCTGTCACTAAAATTTTGGATATGGCCCCTGATATTATAGACCGATTTAAAAATAAAGATCAGGAAGATACGTATACGGACGAGGAGGTAGAGCATATACTAAAACAAGGAAAGAAAGAACAGGAGTAA
- a CDS encoding DUF2953 domain-containing protein, producing MNRNKKSNSDETFENSRPSEKNKDYTPRSFYAKLKKWKTILSSEDFKWIVHMAWSEAKILITHIKPKKIKGNILFGFDDPANTGELLGVIGTLFPILPEDLIIIPDFTQSIFKGWVDAKGRVFGFYILKEILKVLLDGKTIPVFKKYMHKEA from the coding sequence ATGAACCGAAATAAAAAATCAAACTCTGACGAAACCTTTGAAAATAGCAGACCATCAGAGAAAAACAAGGACTACACTCCGAGGAGTTTTTATGCTAAACTAAAGAAGTGGAAGACGATTCTTTCATCTGAAGATTTTAAATGGATCGTTCATATGGCCTGGTCGGAAGCCAAAATCCTGATCACCCATATCAAACCAAAAAAGATCAAGGGAAATATATTGTTTGGTTTTGACGACCCTGCCAACACCGGCGAACTTTTGGGTGTAATCGGAACGTTGTTTCCGATCCTTCCTGAAGATCTCATTATTATCCCTGATTTTACACAGTCAATATTCAAGGGATGGGTTGACGCAAAGGGTCGAGTTTTCGGATTCTATATTCTAAAGGAGATCCTCAAAGTCCTGCTGGATGGGAAAACCATACCAGTCTTTAAAAAGTACATGCACAAGGAGGCATAA
- a CDS encoding NUDIX hydrolase: MIEATSCGGVVIYRGKILLLYKSYRNKYDGWVLPKGTVESGEEYKETAIREVKEETSVHASIIKYIGKSQYSFNVPEDTVAKDVHWYLMSASSYYSKPQREEYFIDSGYYKYHEAYHLLKFSNERQILEKGYNEYLDLKKANLWGSRKYY; this comes from the coding sequence ATGATTGAAGCAACAAGCTGTGGCGGCGTAGTAATATATCGGGGCAAGATACTGCTGTTGTATAAGAGCTACAGAAATAAATACGATGGCTGGGTTTTACCAAAAGGTACTGTGGAATCTGGAGAAGAATATAAAGAAACGGCGATACGCGAGGTAAAAGAGGAAACCAGTGTTCACGCATCTATCATAAAATATATCGGGAAAAGCCAGTACAGTTTCAATGTTCCGGAAGATACCGTTGCAAAGGATGTACACTGGTATCTGATGTCTGCTTCCAGCTACTACAGCAAGCCCCAGAGAGAAGAATATTTTATTGATTCTGGATATTATAAATATCATGAAGCATATCATCTTCTGAAATTCTCGAATGAGCGTCAGATTCTGGAAAAGGGTTACAATGAATATCTGGATTTGAAAAAAGCAAACCTCTGGGGCAGCCGCAAATATTACTAG
- the atpC gene encoding ATP synthase F1 subunit epsilon, whose protein sequence is MAQEQASPSKNNKINLNITTPRGLKFALQADMIIMRCIDGDLGVLYGHEPVSAVLGDGILRIFQDGNEKKLALFGGIAEIDQEEVNIFTTIAQHPEEIDLERARTDREEAEAAMNEESEELQLQNSQLLLRRSLVRIEVSLHIEEAAEYYEENEEES, encoded by the coding sequence ATGGCACAGGAACAGGCCAGTCCTTCAAAGAACAACAAAATTAATCTGAATATAACTACTCCCCGCGGACTGAAATTCGCCTTGCAGGCCGACATGATCATCATGCGCTGCATCGACGGTGATCTGGGAGTACTCTATGGCCATGAACCGGTATCTGCCGTGCTGGGAGATGGAATATTGCGTATCTTTCAGGATGGAAATGAAAAAAAGCTTGCATTATTCGGAGGTATTGCAGAAATAGATCAAGAAGAAGTCAATATCTTCACTACCATCGCCCAGCACCCAGAGGAAATTGATCTGGAACGTGCCAGAACTGACCGTGAAGAAGCAGAGGCGGCCATGAATGAAGAATCCGAGGAATTGCAGCTCCAGAACTCACAGCTTCTTCTTCGGCGTTCACTTGTACGTATAGAAGTCAGTCTTCATATAGAAGAAGCAGCAGAGTATTATGAGGAAAACGAAGAGGAGTCGTAA
- the atpD gene encoding F0F1 ATP synthase subunit beta — protein sequence MTVENIGKIIQIIGAVVDIRFDGEVPSLYHAVKVKTDGDPVVLEVLQHLGNHTVRCISMHATDGLMRGMEAIDTRAPITVPVGEGVLGRMVNVLGDPIDNKPPIETENHAPIHRDPPGLMEQNATPEMLETGIKAIDLLCPFSKGGKIGLFGGAGVGKTVLIMELIDSIAKEHGGYSVFAGVGERTREGNDLYYDMKHSGVLDKTALVFGQMNEPPGVRMRVGLTGLTMAEYFRDKQKQNVLLFIDNIYRFVQAGSEVSALLGRTPSAVGYQPTLATEIGSLQERITSTKNGSITSVQAIYVPADDFTDPATATTFAHLDAVTVLSRSIVEQGIYPAVDPLNSSSRILDAAIVGTKHYRVARAVQSVLQRYKDLQDIVAILGMDELSDMEKKIVSRARKIQRFLSQPFYVAEKFTSIPGRHVPVEETIRGFQEILEGIHDDIPEGYFLNTGTIDEVVEKYKNAKGV from the coding sequence ATGACAGTTGAAAATATAGGAAAAATCATTCAAATAATAGGAGCGGTAGTTGACATCCGTTTTGACGGCGAAGTACCTTCCCTGTATCATGCCGTCAAAGTAAAAACAGATGGAGATCCTGTTGTGCTGGAGGTTTTGCAGCATCTGGGAAATCACACCGTGCGCTGTATCTCGATGCATGCTACTGATGGGCTGATGCGCGGAATGGAGGCAATCGACACCCGCGCTCCGATCACGGTTCCTGTGGGAGAGGGGGTACTCGGACGAATGGTTAATGTGCTGGGGGATCCCATAGACAATAAGCCCCCCATCGAAACAGAAAATCATGCTCCCATTCACAGAGATCCGCCCGGATTGATGGAACAAAATGCTACGCCTGAGATGTTAGAGACAGGAATCAAAGCGATTGATCTGCTTTGTCCTTTTTCGAAAGGTGGAAAAATTGGTCTCTTTGGTGGCGCCGGGGTTGGAAAAACGGTTCTTATCATGGAACTTATCGACTCTATTGCCAAAGAACACGGAGGTTATTCTGTCTTCGCCGGTGTAGGAGAGAGAACACGCGAGGGAAACGATCTCTATTATGACATGAAACATTCCGGTGTTCTCGATAAAACTGCACTTGTTTTCGGACAGATGAATGAGCCGCCGGGAGTCAGAATGAGAGTCGGCCTGACAGGCCTCACAATGGCCGAGTACTTTCGTGATAAACAAAAACAAAATGTCTTACTTTTTATTGACAACATTTATCGTTTTGTTCAGGCTGGTTCAGAGGTCTCGGCTTTGCTGGGACGAACGCCAAGTGCGGTGGGATATCAGCCCACACTTGCCACTGAGATTGGATCACTTCAGGAAAGAATTACTTCCACGAAGAATGGTTCCATCACTTCTGTACAGGCAATCTATGTGCCCGCAGATGATTTCACAGATCCGGCAACGGCCACAACCTTTGCCCACCTGGATGCTGTGACGGTTCTTTCGAGATCCATCGTGGAACAGGGAATCTACCCTGCGGTTGATCCGCTGAATTCATCTTCTCGTATTCTGGATGCAGCTATTGTCGGAACCAAGCATTACCGTGTTGCGCGCGCCGTTCAAAGTGTTCTTCAGCGATATAAAGATCTACAGGATATTGTAGCCATTCTGGGAATGGATGAATTATCAGATATGGAAAAAAAGATCGTAAGCAGGGCCAGAAAGATTCAGCGCTTTTTATCTCAGCCCTTTTATGTGGCGGAGAAATTTACTTCTATCCCCGGACGCCATGTTCCTGTCGAAGAAACCATACGTGGTTTTCAGGAAATTCTTGAAGGGATTCATGACGATATTCCGGAGGGTTATTTTCTCAATACAGGAACGATAGATGAAGTAGTCGAAAAATATAAGAATGCAAAGGGTGTTTGA
- the atpG gene encoding ATP synthase F1 subunit gamma has translation MSSMRDIQMRISNVTSVKQIVKAMDMVASTKLHKARAQLLGVRPIYYELKRKVDELGTDETAASHPFFRNTKVDKSLYIILTSDRGLSGSYNANVFSKALEHMNQGKNEQIISVGSKGNEFFKKHHKNVIHTVVDVADAKVYYSSEKVANRLIDVYLSGKVQEVFIVYTHFENVLQYQPIVERILPLSIQKDSDSNDGKVLASDIKYEPDVETFIGHLIPLFLHMNLFRAYCESHTSEQAARMVNMDAAEKNASDLIDQLNHQYNRRRQADITQELAEIVGSVNVLSKGGIDDS, from the coding sequence ATGAGTTCGATGAGAGATATCCAAATGAGAATATCAAACGTCACTTCCGTAAAACAAATCGTGAAGGCCATGGATATGGTTGCATCTACAAAACTTCACAAAGCCAGAGCTCAGCTTTTAGGTGTACGTCCCATCTACTATGAGTTAAAAAGAAAAGTTGATGAGCTTGGAACCGACGAGACAGCAGCCTCACACCCTTTTTTTCGGAATACAAAGGTAGATAAATCTCTCTATATTATTTTGACGAGCGACCGGGGTCTTTCTGGCAGTTACAATGCGAATGTTTTTTCAAAGGCCTTGGAGCACATGAATCAGGGAAAGAACGAACAGATTATATCTGTCGGTTCGAAGGGAAACGAATTTTTCAAAAAACACCATAAAAATGTGATTCACACTGTCGTGGATGTAGCGGATGCCAAGGTTTATTACAGCAGTGAAAAGGTTGCAAACCGGCTAATTGATGTTTATCTTTCGGGCAAAGTGCAGGAAGTATTCATTGTCTATACACATTTTGAGAATGTACTGCAATATCAGCCTATTGTTGAGAGAATCCTGCCTTTGAGTATCCAAAAGGATTCTGACAGTAATGATGGAAAAGTTTTGGCATCGGATATCAAATACGAGCCGGATGTTGAAACGTTTATCGGTCACCTGATTCCATTATTTCTTCATATGAATCTATTTCGAGCATACTGCGAATCTCACACCAGTGAGCAGGCTGCGAGAATGGTCAATATGGATGCCGCTGAAAAAAATGCTTCAGACTTGATTGATCAGTTAAATCATCAGTATAATCGAAGGCGTCAGGCGGATATCACACAGGAACTTGCTGAAATTGTAGGAAGTGTAAATGTTTTGAGTAAAGGTGGAATAGATGACAGTTGA
- the atpA gene encoding F0F1 ATP synthase subunit alpha: MQINTDEISKELKKQIETYSSRLDFSEVGAVRQIGDGIAQVVGLKSAMSGELLEFSNGTHGMAMNLNEDSIGVVVMGSDEGIKEGDPVKLTGEMAKVPVGDALQGRVINALGDPLDDKGTIEADTFRNIESPAPSVIMRSEVNQPLQTGIKAIDTLVPIGKGQRELIIGDRETGKTAIGIDAIINQKGKNVNCVYVAIGQKISTVARIINVLQETEAMEYTTVVLASASDSASLQYISPYAGCAIAEEWMEKGKDVLIVYDDLSKHATAYRAISLLLHRPPGREAYPGDVFYLHSRLLERAACMSEEYGGGTLTALPVVETQEGDISAYIPTNIISITDGQIYLETDLFHNGVRPAINPGLSVSRVGGSAQISAIKEMAGPLRIEFAQYNELAAFSQFGSDLNQDTLDRLKFGESIMEVLKQPQYKPVAVEDQVLILYALSNKFMMDIDIRHIRIFEKDLIHYVNNNHPDIIKELSDTGKMTGDLSKKIDAAITEVKKQHDYS, encoded by the coding sequence ATGCAGATTAATACTGACGAAATCAGCAAGGAGTTAAAAAAACAAATTGAAACATACTCATCCAGGCTGGATTTTTCTGAGGTTGGTGCAGTCAGACAGATCGGTGACGGTATTGCACAAGTCGTTGGTCTTAAAAGTGCAATGAGCGGTGAACTTCTAGAGTTTTCGAATGGAACCCATGGGATGGCTATGAATCTAAACGAAGATAGTATCGGTGTTGTTGTCATGGGATCCGATGAGGGGATCAAAGAAGGAGATCCTGTAAAACTTACAGGTGAGATGGCCAAAGTTCCTGTCGGCGATGCCTTGCAGGGGCGCGTGATTAATGCTCTTGGAGATCCCCTCGACGATAAAGGAACGATTGAGGCAGACACCTTTCGAAATATAGAAAGTCCGGCTCCCAGTGTTATCATGCGAAGCGAGGTAAATCAGCCACTTCAAACTGGTATCAAAGCCATCGATACTTTGGTTCCGATTGGAAAAGGCCAAAGAGAACTTATTATAGGAGATCGTGAGACAGGTAAAACAGCGATCGGAATAGATGCAATTATTAATCAGAAAGGGAAGAATGTAAATTGCGTTTATGTGGCAATCGGCCAGAAGATATCAACAGTGGCCCGCATCATCAATGTATTACAGGAGACTGAGGCAATGGAATATACAACCGTTGTCCTTGCCAGCGCTTCGGATTCGGCATCCTTACAGTATATTTCTCCCTATGCCGGCTGTGCAATTGCCGAAGAGTGGATGGAAAAAGGGAAGGATGTTTTGATTGTCTACGATGACCTGTCGAAACATGCGACCGCTTATCGGGCAATCAGCCTGCTTCTTCACCGCCCGCCCGGCCGTGAGGCTTACCCGGGGGATGTCTTTTATCTTCATTCCAGACTTTTGGAACGTGCTGCTTGTATGAGTGAGGAATATGGAGGCGGAACGCTCACAGCTCTGCCTGTTGTGGAGACACAGGAGGGCGACATCTCAGCCTATATTCCCACGAACATTATATCAATTACAGACGGACAGATTTATCTGGAGACAGATCTTTTTCACAATGGGGTTCGTCCTGCGATCAACCCGGGATTGTCTGTCTCACGTGTAGGCGGAAGCGCTCAAATTTCGGCCATTAAAGAGATGGCAGGGCCTCTTCGGATCGAATTTGCTCAGTATAATGAACTGGCAGCTTTTTCCCAGTTTGGTTCTGATCTAAACCAGGATACCCTTGATCGTCTAAAATTTGGCGAGAGTATTATGGAAGTACTCAAACAGCCTCAGTACAAACCCGTTGCGGTCGAAGATCAGGTGCTGATTCTCTATGCACTGAGCAACAAATTTATGATGGATATTGATATTCGTCACATTCGGATATTTGAGAAAGATCTCATACATTATGTAAACAACAACCATCCTGATATCATAAAAGAACTATCTGATACCGGAAAAATGACAGGGGATTTGTCAAAGAAAATCGACGCTGCAATCACAGAGGTAAAAAAACAGCATGATTATAGTTAG